In a genomic window of Apteryx mantelli isolate bAptMan1 chromosome 2, bAptMan1.hap1, whole genome shotgun sequence:
- the LOC106491188 gene encoding C-C chemokine receptor type 5-like yields MADSLDEHMLENYTTDSDSFLLTTEFDYSGATACTNIEEKNFAAKFLPPLYSLVVIFGLMGNMLVVLILVKYKRLKSMTDIYLLNLAISDLLFIFSLPFWAYYAAQEWIFGDALCRILSGVYLLGFYSGIFFIILLTIDRYLAIVHAVFALKARTVTYGILTSTVTWAVALFASVPGVIFHKSQKEYSHYTCSPHYPIDEAINWKYFYTLMMNVVGLIVPMIVMIFSYSQILKTLRRCRNEKKQKAVRLIFVIMIFYFIFWTPFNIASFLYTFQVSLSLSTCEIHGQLVKAVQVTEAISMIHCCINPVIYAFVGEKFRKYLYAFFRKHVAAHLCKNCPSLYREKLERVSSTFTPSTAEHDISTGL; encoded by the exons ATGGCAGATTCACTGG atGAACACATGCTGGAAAACTACACCACTGACTCAGACAGCTTTCTACTGACAACAGAATTTGACTACAGTGGTGCAACAGCATGCACGAATATTGAAGAAAAGAACTTTGCAGCGAAATTTTTGCCGCCGCTTTACTCTTTGGTGGTGATATTCGGCCTCATGGGCAACATGCTCGTTGTCCTTATCCTGGTAAAATATAAGCGATTGAAGAGCATGACTGACATCTACCTGCTCAATTTGGCAATTTCtgatttgctgtttattttttccctccctttttggGCTTATTATGCTGCCCAGGAGTGGATTTTTGGAGACGCACTCTGCAGAATTCTCTCAGGTGTCTACCTCCTTGGCTTCTACAGCGGGATCTTTTTCATAATCCTGTTGACCATAGACAGGTATCTGGCCATAGTGCATGCAGTGTTTGCTTTAAAAGCCAGGACAGTTACCTATGGCATCCTCACCAGCACTGTCACTTGGGCTGTTGCTCTTTTTGCCTCTGTTCCAGGAGTAATATTTCACAAAAGTCAAAAGGAATATTCACATTATACATGCAGCCCTCATTATCCAATAGATGAAGCAATAAATTGGAAGTACTTCTATACTTTAATGATGAACGTCGTGGGACTTATTGTCCCCATGATCGTTATGATTTTCAGTTACTCCCAAATTCTAAAAACATTAAGGAGATGTAGgaatgagaaaaaacagaaggCAGTCAGACTTATTTTTGTGATTATGATTTTTTACTTCATCTTCTGGACACCATTTAATATTGCCTCTTTTCTGTATACCTTTCAAGTATCATTATCCCTCAGTACCTGTGAAATCCATGGTCAACTAGTGAAAGCAGTCCAAGTGACAGAAGCAATTTCAATGATCCACTGTTGTATCAACCCTGTGATCTATGCATTTGTTGGAGAAAAATTTAGGAAATATCTTTATGCCTTTTTCCGAAAGCATGTTGCAGCTCACCTCTGCAAAAACTGTCCGTCTCTTTATCGTGAAAAATTAGAAAGAGTTAGTTCCACATTCACACCATCTACTGCAGAGCATGACATCTCGACTGGGTTGTAA